From Candidatus Thorarchaeota archaeon, a single genomic window includes:
- a CDS encoding PAS domain S-box protein translates to MDEDSEKSTITSPEERHQVAGKRLEGSPERYRALFRSIRDAILVADTERRIVDCNPAFTELFGYQIEEIAGKKTKYVYATDEDYRSLGEKIKKHTGDSSFFFEIEYKTKRGETFTGETNVFYLRDSEGNIEGFIGLIRDVSERIALEERQEFLYSLLRHDLSNVLMVVHQYLELLETLNLPEKGHEYTRKARSALEDGTDLIGKVSTLEKAQEARDKNKSIALTSLTDSIQDRIDSRKGKTNMQIEVKLPEEEVSVKGGELWVQVFENLIMNAIQHSEGNLIRVSGKNENEEIRISVEDDGIGIPDDVKPKIFEKGYKKGTKAGFGLGLYLTKRITETYDGRIEVKDSELGGVKFDVYLQPTYSPG, encoded by the coding sequence TTGGATGAAGATAGCGAAAAAAGCACCATTACAAGCCCTGAAGAAAGGCACCAAGTGGCAGGGAAGAGGCTAGAGGGCAGCCCGGAACGGTATCGTGCTCTTTTTCGAAGTATTAGAGATGCGATATTGGTGGCTGACACGGAAAGGCGCATAGTAGACTGCAACCCTGCTTTCACCGAGCTTTTTGGATATCAGATAGAGGAAATTGCAGGAAAGAAGACCAAGTATGTTTATGCCACTGACGAAGACTATCGCTCGTTGGGAGAGAAAATAAAGAAACACACGGGTGATTCGAGTTTCTTCTTTGAAATCGAGTACAAAACGAAAAGGGGCGAGACTTTCACAGGAGAAACCAACGTATTCTATTTGAGAGACAGCGAAGGCAATATAGAAGGTTTCATTGGTCTTATTCGAGACGTAAGCGAACGTATTGCATTGGAAGAGCGGCAAGAGTTCCTCTATTCGTTGCTCAGGCATGATTTATCGAATGTTTTGATGGTTGTTCACCAGTACCTCGAACTTCTGGAGACTCTCAATCTGCCTGAAAAAGGACATGAATACACTCGAAAGGCGAGGAGCGCTTTGGAAGATGGGACGGATCTGATTGGCAAGGTGAGCACACTCGAGAAAGCCCAGGAGGCCCGGGACAAAAACAAATCTATTGCCTTGACTTCACTTACGGATTCGATACAAGACCGAATAGACTCGCGCAAAGGAAAAACCAATATGCAGATAGAAGTGAAACTCCCTGAAGAAGAGGTCTCTGTCAAAGGTGGGGAATTATGGGTTCAGGTATTTGAGAACCTCATAATGAATGCAATTCAGCATTCAGAGGGAAATCTCATCAGGGTATCTGGCAAGAACGAAAATGAGGAAATACGGATTTCAGTGGAAGATGATGGAATTGGCATACCTGATGATGTGAAACCTAAAATCTTTGAAAAAGGCTACAAAAAGGGTACAAAAGCTGGATTTGGACTGGGGTTATACCTCACAAAGCGAATAACCGAAACTTATGACGGACGAATCGAAGTCAAAGATTCTGAACTTGGAGGTGTGAAATTCGATGTTTATTTGCAGCCTACATATTCGCCCGGCTAA
- a CDS encoding dihydrolipoyl dehydrogenase, which yields MKEYDLLVLGGGSANKVSYWAYKEGLKVALVEHGPLGGTCLNRGCVPSKMMIYPADVRHEARFSADLNLDLKLGSADFSGLMERVRARRRRATEYKEKTIEKADSYHWYKQTGVFVDDYVLEVDNEELTADRIVIATGTRPLIPPISGIEEVDYLTTRSIFELTQQPQQMTIIGGGYVAAEFSHFFSAMGTEVTIVGRNPFLVKHEDEDVSELLREELSRRMTVLTNHEAIEVQQNENSKTVIARNRESGEEAEIPSDTLLVATGRQPNSDNCRPERTGVELDESGFITTDEYLRTSKKGIWALGDATGVPMFKHVADRETEIVWHNIQASISGKEPLRSMDYEAIPHAVFSYPQIATVGKTLAEAKAGKSDLLVGKAEYTDVAKGDAMGKPRGFCRIIANAESNAILGASIIGPYAPLLIQPVTQAMYSSDRHYNRLLNPIYIHPALPEVVRNAARNLEPFQANNISS from the coding sequence ATGAAGGAATACGATCTTCTCGTTCTTGGTGGCGGTTCAGCTAACAAGGTGTCATACTGGGCCTACAAAGAAGGGTTGAAAGTCGCATTGGTTGAACACGGGCCGCTGGGGGGAACTTGCTTGAACAGAGGTTGTGTGCCAAGCAAGATGATGATTTATCCCGCTGATGTCAGGCATGAGGCTCGATTCTCAGCTGACCTGAACCTTGATCTTAAGCTAGGTTCTGCAGATTTTTCAGGCTTGATGGAGCGAGTGCGGGCTAGAAGACGTCGCGCTACCGAATACAAAGAGAAGACTATCGAAAAGGCTGATTCATATCATTGGTACAAGCAGACAGGCGTCTTTGTGGATGACTACGTTCTAGAGGTGGATAATGAGGAGCTAACTGCTGACCGTATCGTAATTGCTACAGGAACACGACCCTTGATACCTCCCATTAGCGGAATCGAGGAGGTTGATTACTTAACTACGAGGTCAATTTTCGAGCTGACCCAACAACCACAACAAATGACTATCATCGGTGGTGGATATGTAGCTGCGGAATTTAGCCATTTCTTCAGTGCCATGGGGACTGAGGTTACAATTGTAGGACGGAATCCGTTCCTGGTCAAACATGAAGATGAAGACGTCTCTGAGCTGTTACGAGAAGAGCTCTCAAGAAGAATGACTGTACTGACAAATCACGAAGCCATCGAAGTGCAACAAAATGAGAACAGCAAAACTGTAATTGCTAGGAACCGAGAATCCGGAGAAGAGGCGGAAATCCCCTCTGATACCTTGCTGGTGGCAACCGGGAGACAGCCCAACTCAGACAATTGTAGACCGGAGAGAACAGGTGTTGAACTCGACGAAAGCGGTTTCATTACAACAGACGAATACCTTCGGACTTCAAAAAAAGGGATTTGGGCACTAGGTGATGCGACAGGTGTTCCCATGTTCAAACACGTAGCAGATAGAGAAACTGAGATCGTTTGGCATAATATTCAGGCTTCAATTTCAGGTAAAGAACCCCTTCGGTCTATGGATTATGAAGCCATACCGCATGCTGTCTTCTCTTATCCACAAATAGCAACTGTGGGCAAAACACTAGCTGAAGCCAAGGCGGGCAAATCGGACCTTTTGGTGGGAAAAGCCGAGTATACTGATGTGGCAAAGGGTGATGCGATGGGCAAACCTAGAGGCTTCTGTAGAATCATCGCCAATGCGGAATCGAATGCTATCCTTGGTGCCTCGATAATTGGACCATACGCACCACTTCTGATTCAACCTGTTACCCAGGCTATGTATTCTTCAGACCGGCACTATAATCGTCTTCTCAATCCGATTTATATTCACCCAGCACTTCCGGAAGTGGTGAGGAATGCAGCTAGAAACCTTGAGCCTTTCCAAGCTAACAATATTTCCAGCTGA
- a CDS encoding flavodoxin family protein — protein sequence MVLNSSPHKNEQGTGNILKPFVEGMKKAGADVEIVFVNDLNVKPCLGCFSCWGSESGECVHDDDMTELLPKMKNADIQVLATPVYVDGMTGPLKTVLDRSIPLVSGKWELRDGHCRHPLRDGKDGGKLVLLSVCGFTELDNFDPLVAHVKALCKNMNCEYVGAVLRPYSWALPLIAKAGVDVSSVYEAAEEAGRQVIATGSMSDDTLDKIAAPFVPKEILIERTNEHFS from the coding sequence TTGGTTCTTAATAGCAGCCCTCACAAAAATGAACAGGGAACAGGCAACATTCTCAAACCATTCGTTGAAGGAATGAAAAAAGCTGGTGCCGATGTTGAAATCGTTTTTGTAAATGACTTGAATGTCAAGCCATGTCTAGGCTGTTTTTCATGCTGGGGTTCCGAATCCGGCGAATGTGTACATGATGACGATATGACGGAATTGCTTCCCAAGATGAAGAATGCAGATATCCAGGTTCTTGCGACACCTGTCTACGTTGATGGGATGACTGGTCCTTTGAAAACTGTCTTGGACAGAAGCATTCCTCTAGTCAGTGGCAAATGGGAACTCCGGGATGGTCACTGCAGACATCCGCTGCGCGATGGAAAGGATGGAGGCAAGCTCGTGTTGCTTTCGGTATGTGGTTTCACCGAGCTTGACAACTTTGATCCTCTCGTAGCTCATGTCAAAGCGCTCTGCAAAAACATGAACTGCGAATACGTCGGGGCTGTACTACGACCCTACTCATGGGCTCTTCCTCTCATTGCGAAAGCTGGTGTTGATGTTAGTTCCGTATACGAAGCAGCCGAAGAAGCGGGTCGCCAAGTAATCGCGACGGGTAGCATGAGTGATGACACTCTTGACAAGATAGCTGCTCCGTTTGTTCCGAAGGAAATTTTGATAGAACGGACGAATGAGCACTTCAGTTGA